A stretch of Malassezia japonica chromosome 6, complete sequence DNA encodes these proteins:
- the RDS2 gene encoding Transcription factor (EggNog:ENOG503NUF9; COG:S) — protein MGEGDKAAPSPKKKQLTRRKVNMAIKRDIGHLCRDEVTPPSAAGSARNRHTRKASETPSLLQRAPMSASQELHPHELTAPQAQAPNMSLEHSELNATPGAFAPDALSASHLSASAYASSSPQFSIASQQFGAPQDMSLMSPEKRSMDPSLSFFRPMPMQPTTSAPSAVEAMPVSQAQPMFGAPPLAVQADKTAQLQGSQLGGTAWLGLGGAGRPSIAGDSGGGGELNILSEFLESLDDSAPWLNAEKAEPRMTQSADAVFAYKPETPSGMHPGLQRASSSTLLNTPPSLVDQDALHLDTDAPALGETSQGLALLSPQQSMSLRNAPASPYRYGRKRPASEPGEHDAENGLVSMAADTYPASTTSLLESDEKKESAPYLPAIGGDASKTERFLLTAADQSDGSRDERLRKVIQAKCEAGLLRPYNHVNGYARLNKWMEHNVSASSRRRILKPLSVFRPVFYSIAKKLTNYDLIYIEEAFERLLLDYDRVFSIQSVPACLWRRTGEIYKGNKEFAELVGVSIESLREGRLCIYELMAEESAVNYWEKYGSVSFDPSQKAVLTMCKLRTKNKVLAQADVAAQNPDPDADEEKTDSSASPGHAPEPRKPVPYITCCFSFTIRRDKWNIPTMIVGNFLPTHPAAEPAFDFVTMIAPHSGAAPSSHKVSRPAAALRSVAYPLQAATNTLGNRKRGNDTTSLFDKRHQPMAKPDTGRSVVTNVQGVQGTRSQRSRQPARPAPPLANATAQPAQAQRAPTRLEREKKRHYNDPANVGPWKLGKLIGQGASGRVRHAVHERTEQHAAVKIIPKQMLINSRMSLRDLSAKQDKLTLGIEREIVIMKLIEHPNLLGLWDVYETSKELYLVMEYVAGGELFDYLVARGRLRPDEARSYFRQMIFGIEYCHTFSICHRDLKPENLLLDGSRKVVKVADFGMAALQPTEKMLETSCGSPHYASPEIVSGKTYDGTTSDIWSCGIILFALLCGRLPFDDPNIQTLLSKVRSGKFAMPEYLEPGAKDLIWRMLEIDPKKRATMREICAHPWFTDNGKLSSQNPISTPLDAFSGEPVNLAEIDPDILGNLSTLWPELSHEQIIRRLLEPKGNWQKTFYSLLVVHRENHGADEDEDEEEELDADDQRALDNAREQKEAAPPLNDASRGSDAMLALGPIVSDKEAPATAPAASPASAPVAAPAPAPVAAPAAPAPAAPATSAPIAPPTMPNSLGLAIHTEPPETTEQTQHTAPTASTPPASETFQPSKARSIAEASQVSSVQEIDTTGDRIQDASVEAVSDQLPETSQSSSRSDAPAPAPAPAPAPAPAPAVANELAPPTTSLGMASKGEAVQRLAQTDASSQRRSSSTWRSTSSEPEKESSARRPPPSWLMDKLTSRQVSSPVDMERPASETKRLSSFMQAFSRPSLPFRSRSSSGRVKETEPSTSSIRAISAVPEEAEPVAPAKVEPAVAPAKVEPVVAPAKVEPVVAPAKVEPVVAPAKVEPAVAPAKVEPAVAPAKVEPVVAPAKVEPVAQPVAQPVAQPAAQPVAQPVAEPIVVQPPKAEPTVAQPTAQPTVAQPTAPTVTPFTKPTEAPAQPAKAIADALPTAAPAEEAAPEPVAAPKRPVTPPVTAGQFHLARKPTHDEAAPPTPAKDVRILPTHTSPLKFSAPAPKPVAAPALPQAIVTPSKQMASDALSDKPAAAPSPAPALSISPAPAAPLSWTQRLPSVAPRTPSAARNASQSTAEDSLMDKFMHEIADELDSLDAIGGSFAVANWPTTGQKAQASPAQLETPSVRVDSGVWADPRADEPETRRPLAVEPTPESDDQFDDADEDSLLVSAPEPKEAQAVTPVYAAFARCPMPELRPRTSFSGTAPPKPAGGREMPKAETHVRQRMSVPVMRDAQQVASRPVSVLGTGPVWMNKGDDAPVAPVAPTTAPATAKAPTMTPVAPVAPVAPTVAPMAPMAPMAPMAAPMAPKTPTVAPAAPVAPAQTPAQTPVSATSPTPSSAPFSTVPSSAAPSVASPKLVPGSPATRPLSPAQASPAARPASSLGTGRAAPLSVGTTIIPVERSALQRPVSATQPAAAPSGASAQQRPRPASVAATRPRMPAPAQRPTAPLADATNREKPTGLGAAAAAAQLKHRRSILHAFKREEPTAGLGLAVPGADKENALVRPVSPAGDAIGARHSWFNGLLHRKQTQLLMSVENLTTTVETCQLLLRRLGTTLTPMSRSQATLPLTQQGPLQYLLEQLFDHAEGTVTPCKPMRFRVEYTILPVSSQTRRVSSGKVDGAASPGMPGFDPRAASRPMSPVFRAPAAASPSFATSVTFTHEKGSLTTFRMFMAKLRRDWQLDARDA, from the exons ATGGGCGAAGGAGAcaaggcggcgccgtcgccaaAGAAAAAACAGTTGACGCGTCGCAAGGTCAACATGGC CATCAAACGCGATATCGGGCACCTgtgccgcgacgaggtgaCGCCGCCATCTGCCGCAGGGTCCGCACGCAACCGCCACACGCGCAAGGCGTCCGAGACGCCGTCGCTcttgcagcgcgcgccgatgAGCGCCTCGCAGGAGCTGCACCCCCACGAGCtgaccgcgccgcaggcgcaggcgccgaaTATGAGCCTCGAGCACTCAGAGCTGAACGCCACGCCGGGTGCGtttgcgccggacgcgctcagcgcgtcgcacctctcggcgagcgcctaTGCGTCGAGCTCCCCCCAGTTTAGCATTGCCTCGCAGCAgtttggcgcgccgcaggacaTGTCGCTCATGTCCCCAGAAAAGCGCAGCATGGACCCCTCGCTGTCCTTCTTCCGGCCGATGCCGATgcagccgacgacgagcgcgccgagcgccgtcgaggcgatgcCCGTGTCCCAGGCACAGCCCATgtttggcgcgccgccgctcgcggtgcaggccgacaagacggcgcagctccaaggctcgcagctcggcggcaccgcgtggctcggccttggcggtGCAGGCCGCCCCAGCATTGCCGgcgactcgggcggcggtggcgagCTAAACATCCTGAGCGAGTTTCTCGAGTCCCTCGACGACAGCGCGCCATGGCTCAATGCGGAGaaggccgagccgcgcatGACGCAGAGTGCCGACGCGGTCTTTGCGTACAAGCCCGAGACGCCGTCGGGCATGCACCCTGGCCTGCAGCgtgcctcgagctcgacgctgcTGAATACCCCCCCGTCGCTGGTCGACCAAGACGCGCTGCATCTCGACACGgacgcgcccgcgctcggcgagacgagccagggccttgcgctcctctcgCCGCAGCAGTCCATGAGCCTGCGCAATgcgcccgcgtcgccctACCGCTACGGGCGCAAGCGCCCCGCGAGCGAGCccggcgagcacgacgcggaGAATGGGCTCGTGTCGATGGCGGCGGACACGTAccccgcctcgacgacgtcgctgctggagagcgacgagaagaaggagaGCGCGCCCTATCTGCCTgcgatcggcggcgacgcgtccaAGACGGAGCGTTTCCTGCTCACGGCCGCGGACCAGAGCGACGGgagccgcgacgagcgcctgcgcaaggtcATCCAGGCCAAGTGTGAGGCGGGCCTCCTCCGGCCATACAACCACGTGAACGGCTATGCGCGGCTGAACAAGTGGATGGAGCACAACGtgtccgcctcgtcgcggcggcgcatcctcAAGCCCCTCTCTGTCTTCCGCCCGGTCTTTTACTCGATCGCCAAGAAGCTCACCAACTACGACCTGATTTACATCGAAGAGGCGTTTGAgcggctgctgctcgactaCGACCGTGTCTTTTCGATCCAGAGCGTGCCTGCGTGCCTCTGgcgccgcaccggcgaGATCTACAAAGGGAACAAGGAgtttgccgagctcgttgGCGTCTcgatcgagtcgctgcgcgaaGGGCGCCTGTGTATCTATGAGCTGATGGCCGAAGAGAGCGCCGTAAACTACTGGGAAAAGTACGGCTCGGTATCGTTCGACCCCAGCCAAAAAGCGGTGCTGACCATGTgcaagctgcgcaccaAGAACAAGGTcctggcgcaggccgacgtcgccgcgcaAAACCCCGACCCGGACGCCGACGAAGAAAAGACggactcgagcgcgagccccGGCCACGCGCCGGAACCCCGGAAACCCGTACCCTATATCACATGCTGCTTCTCGTTTACGATCCGCCGGGACAAGTGGAAT ATCCCTACCATGATTGTTGGC AACTTTTTGCCCACGCACCCAGC cgccgagccagcCTTTGACTTCGTGACGATGATTGCGCCGCACTCGGGTGCCGCGCCGTCTTCGCACAAGGTGTCGCGGCCTGCGGCTGCCTTGCGTTCCGTCGCCTACCcgctgcaggcggcgaCGAACACGCTCGGCAACCGCAAACGCGGAAACGATACCACTTCTCTCTTTGACAAGCGGCACCAGCCGATGGCCAAGCCCGACACGGGCCGCTCGGTGGTTACCAACGTGCAGGGCGTCCAGggcacgcgctcgcaaCGCTCGCGGCAgccggcgcgtccggccccgccgctcgcgaaTGCCACCGCCcagccggcgcaggcccaGCGTGCGCCTAcgcgcctggagcgcgaAAAGAAGCGCCACTACAATGACCCCGCCAACGTCGGGCCGTGgaagctcggcaagctcaTCGGCCagggcgcctcgggccgcgtgcgccacgcggtgcacgagcgcaccgagcagcacgccgcggtcAAGATCATCCCGAAACAGATGCTGATCAACAGCCGCATGAGCCTGCGCGACCTGAGCGCGAAGCAGGACAAGCTCACGCTGGGCATCGAGCGCGAAATCGTGATTATGAAGCTGATCGAGCACCCCAACCTGCTCGGCTTGTGGGACGTGTACGAAACCAGCAAGGAGCTCTACCTGGTCATGGAGTATGTCGCGGGCGGCGAGCTCTTTGACTACCTGGTGGCGCGgggccgcctgcgcccggaCGAGGCCCGCTCGTACTTCCGCCAGATGATCTTTGGCATCGAGTACTGCCACACGTTTAGCATCTGCCACCGCGACCTGAAACCGGAAAATCTCCTGCTGGACGGCTCGCGCAAGGTCGTCAAGGTCGCCGACTTTGGCATGGCCGCGCTCCAGCCCACCGAAAAGATGCTCGAGACCTcgtgcggctcgccgcACTACGCCTCGCCGGAAATCGTCAGCGGCAAGACGTACGACGGCACGACGAGCGATATTTGGAGCTGCGGCATCATTCTTTTTGCGCTGCTCTGCGGCCGCCTGCCGTTCGACGACCCTAATATCCAGACGCTCCTTAGCAAGGTGCGCTCGGGCAAGTTTGCCATGCCCGAGTACCTCGAGCCGGGCGCCAAGGACCTCATCTGGCGCATGCTCGAGATCGACCCAAagaagcgcgcgacgatgcgcgagaTCTGCGCGCACCCGTGGTTCACCGACAACGGCAAACTCTCGTCGCAGAACCCAAtctcgacgccgctcgacgcgttcTCGGGCGAGCCCGTAAACCTCGCCGAGATTGACCCGGATATCCTGGGGAACCTGAGCACGCTCTGGCCGGAACTGTCGCACGAGCAAATCatccgccgcctgctcgaaCCCAAGGGCAACTGGCAAAAGACGTTTTACTCGCTCCTTGTCGTGCACCGTGAGAACCACGgcgcggacgaggacgaggacgaggaggaagagctcgacgcagacgaccagcgcgcgctcgacaatgcgcgcgagcaaaaggaggccgcgccgccgctgaaCGACGCCTCGCGAGGAAGCGACGCTATGCTCGCTCTTGGGCCGATCGTCAGCGACAAGGAGGCACCGGCCACCGCTCCGGCCGCGAGCCCCGCTTCGGCCCCGGTCGCCGCCCCGGCTCCGGCCCCTGTCGCCGCCccggctgcgcctgcgcctgccgccccggccacctcggcgccgatTGCGCCGCCTACAATGCCCAAcagcctcggcctcgcgatCCACACCGAGCCGCCCGAGACAACAGAGCAGACGCAGCACACGGCGCCTACGGCGTCGACTCCGCCGGCATCCGAGACCTTCCAGCCGTCCAAGGCGCGCTCAATTGCCGAGGCGAGTCAGGTGTCGAGCGTGCAGGAGATCGACACGACGGGCGACCGCATCCAGGATGCGTCGGTCGAGGCCGTGTCGGACCAGCTTCCCGAGACGTCGcagtcctcgtcgcgctccgatgcgccggcgcctgcgcctgcaccggcgcctgcaccggcgcctgcaccgGCCGTGGCCAACGAGCTCGCTCCTCCGACCACGTCGCTCGGTATGGCATCCAAGggcgaggccgtgcagcgccttgcgcagacTGATGCGTCGTCGCAGCGCCGttcgtcgtcgacgtggcgctcgaccagctctGAGCCGGAGAAGgagagctcggcacgccgcccgcctCCGTCATGGCTCATGGACAAGCTGACGTCGCGCCAAGTGTCGTCGCCGGTCGACATGGAGCGCCCCGCATCGGAGACCAAGCGTCTGTCGTCGTTCATGCAGGCATTCTCGCGCCCGTCGCTGCCGTTCCgttcgcgcagctcgtcggggCGTGTGAAGGAGACGGAGCCGAGCACCAGCTCGATCCGTGCGATTTCGGCTGTGCCGGAAGAGGCCGAGCCGGTTGCTCCAGCCAAGGTTGAGCCCGCCGTGGCCCcggccaaggtcgagcCTGTTGTTGCCCcggccaaggtcgagcCTGTTGTTGCCCcggccaaggtcgagcCTGTTGTTGCTCcggccaaggtcgagcCCGCCGTGGCCCCGGCCAAGGTTGAGCCCGCCGTGGCCCCAGCCAAGGTTGAGCCTGTTGTTGCCCcggccaaggtcgagcCTGTTGCCCAGCCTGTTGCCCAGCCTGTTGCCCAACCTGCTGCCCAGCCCGTGGCTCAGCCTGTCGCCGAGCCTATTGTTGTTCAGCCTcccaaggccgagcccACTGTTGCTCAGCCTACTGCTCAGCCCACTGTTGCTCAGCCTACTGCTCCCACCGTCACGCCTTTCACCAAGCCCACCGAGGCTCCTGCTCAGCCCGCCAAGGcgatcgccgacgcgctaCCGACCGCGGCCCCTGCCGAAGaggccgcgcccgagcccgtCGCCGCCCCGAAGCGTCCGGTGACGCCCCCTGTCACTGCCGGCCAATtccacctcgcgcgcaagccCACGCACGACGAAGCGGCACCGCCCACCCCTGCGAAAGACGTGCGTATCCTCCCGACCCACACCTCGCCGCTCAAGTTCTCGGCGCCCGCTCCCAAAcccgtcgctgcgcccgcgctgcCCCAGGCCATTGTCACTCCCTCGAAGCAGATGGCTTCTGACGCTCTTTCCGACAagcctgctgcggcgccgtcgccggcccCTGCCCTGTCCATCTCGCCGGCCCCTGCGGCGCCCCTCTCCTggacgcagcgcctgccgagcgttgcgccgcgcacgccgagcgccgcacgcaatGCCTCGCAGTCGACCGCGGAGGACTCGCTCATGGACAAGTTCATGCACGAgatcgccgacgagctcgactcgctcgacgcgatcgGCGGCTCGTTTGCCGTCGCCAACTGGCCCACAACCGGCCAGaaggcgcaggcgtcgcccgcgcagctcgagacgccgagcgtccGTGTGGACAGCGGCGTGTGGGCTGACCCTCGTGCGGACGAGCCAgagacgcgccgcccgctcgccgtcgagccgacgccggaGAGCGACGACCAGTTcgacgatgccgacgaggactCACTCCTGGTCTCGGCGCCGGAACCCaaggaggcgcaggccgttACGCCGGTTTACGCCGCATTTGCGCGGTGCCCCATGCCAGAGCTCCGCCCGCGTACGTCGTTCagcggcaccgcgccgccgaagccGGCGGGCGGGCGCGAGAtgcccaaggccgagacGCACGTCCGGCAGCGCATGAGCGTGCCTGtgatgcgcgacgcgcagcaggtcgcctcgcgcccagtgtcggtgctcggcacgggcCCGGTGTGGATGAACAAGGGGGACGATGCGCCCGTCGCAcccgtcgcgccgaccaccgcgccggccaCGGCCAAGGCCCCGACGATGACGCCTgtcgcgcccgtcgcgccTGTCGCGCCTACGGTGGCCCCCATGGCTCCCATGGCTCCTATGGCTCCTATGGCAGCTCCCATGGCACCCAAGACCCCCACGGTGGCCCCGGCGGCCCCGGTGGCCCCGGCGCAGACCCCGGCGCAGACTCCGGTCTCtgccacgtcgccgacgccttCTTCGGCGCCCTTCTCGACGgtgccgtcgtcggccgcgccctCGGTGGCGTCCCCCAAGCTTGTGCCCGGCTCGCCGGCCACGCGCCCGCTGTCGCCCGCCCAGGCGTCACCTGCCGCCCGCCCTGCttcgtcgctcggcaccggccgtgcggcgccgctgtCGGTCGGCACGACCATTATCCCGGTCGAGCGgtctgcgctgcagcgccccgtgtcggcgacgcagcctgccgccgcccccagcggcgcgtctgcgcagcagcgtccCCGCCCCGCGTCGgtggccgcgacgcgcccacgcatgcctgcgccggcgcagcgtcccaccgcgccgcttgcgGATGCGACGAACCGCGAAAAGCCGACTGGTcttggcgctgctgctgctgccgcgcagctcaagcACCGCCGCAGCATCCTGCACGCGTTCAAGCGTGAGGAGCCTACCGCCGGTCTTGGCCTTGCCGTGCCTGGTGCGGACAAGGAGAACGCGCTGGTGCGCCCCGTGTCGCCTGCCGGTGATGCCATCGGCGCCCGCCACTCGTGGTTCAACGGTCTGCTGCACCGCAAGCAGACGCAGCTGCTGATGAGTGTCGAAAACCTCACGACGACGGTCGAGACGTGccagctgctgctgcgccgcctgggcACGACGTTGACGCCCATGTCGCGTTcgcaggcgacgctgcCTCTGACGCAGCAGGGCCCCCTCCAGTATCTTTTGGAGCAGCTCTTTGACCACGCCGAAGGCACCGTTACGCCCTGCAAGCCGATGCGCTTCCGGGTAGAGTATACGATCCTTCCCGTCAGCTcgcagacgcgccgcgtgtcGAGTGGCAAAGTCGatggcgcggcgtcgcccggCATGCCTGGCTTTGACccccgcgctgcgtcgcgccccaTGTCGCCCGTGttccgtgcgccggcggcagcCTCGCCCTCGTTTGCGACGAGTGTCACCTTTACGCACGAAAAGGGCTCGCTCACCACCTTTAGGATGTTTATGGccaagctgcgccgcgactgGCAGCTGGATGCGCGTGATGCGTAG
- the SPE1 gene encoding ornithine decarboxylase (COG:E; EggNog:ENOG503NVRJ; BUSCO:EOG09261V03), giving the protein MAAAPFLSVRALTPPPDNAEEQARMPVAKSASGDELFAGTTGEQLRAALGEIDVDLCDADGENAFFVADLAQIYRQYMRWRRELPQVIPFYAVKCNPEPMVLQLLAALGTGFDCASNGEIQKVLDMGLPASRIIYANPCKASSFVRRAAKQNVGLTTFDNLDELDKMKRFHPDCKLVVRVLTDDSKSVCQLGMKFGAPLKDVPRLLQRAKELDLDVVGVSFHVGSGCYDPEAFRDAVLRARRAFDMGAELGYTFDLLDVGGGFEHDNFEQIAAVLRSALEDYFPDEEFAPGGTKVAGLANGLRILAEPGRYFVQRAFSLATNIIARRVSSEEDAHAAGAEAKPEAMYYQNDGTYGAFNCIMFDHQHVEPKVLSLNREFLYRADLPAPGAAPGADLWPCSVWGPTCDSIDCILPLTHLPRSLNVGDWLVYENMGAYTLCAASNFNGLEAAQVRYTLGADVGDGAPEAVLARLRAAGMAA; this is encoded by the coding sequence ATGGCTGCTGCTCCCTTCTTGAGCGTTCGTGCGCtgacgccgccgcctgacaatgccgaggagcaggcccGCATGCCGGTCGCCAAGAGCGCATCGGGTGACGAGCTGTTTGCCGGCACCAcgggcgagcagctccgtGCGGCCCTGGGCGAAatcgacgtcgacctgTGCGATGCGGACGGCGAAAATGCGTTCTTTGTTGCGGACCTCGCGCAAATATACCGCCAGTAcatgcgctggcgccgcgagctcccGCAGGTCATCCCGTTCTACGCGGTGAAGTGCAACCCTGAGCCGATGGTGCtccagctgctcgccgcgctcggcaccggctTCGACTGTGCGTCGAACGGCGAAATCCAAAAGGTGCTCGACATGGGCCTGCCCGCATCGCGCATCATCTACGCGAACCCCTGCAAGGCGTCGTCgtttgtgcgccgcgccgcgaagCAAAACGTCGGCCTGACCACTTTCGATaacctcgacgagctcgacaagaTGAAGCGGTTCCACCCGGACTGCAagctcgtcgtgcgcgtgctCACGGACGACTCCAAGAGCGTGTGCCAGCTGGGGATGAAgtttggcgcgccgctcaaGGACGTGCCGCGCCTGTTGCAGCGggccaaggagctcgacctggacgtcgtcggcgtctcGTTCCACGTCGGCTCGGGGTGCTACGACCCCGAGGCGttccgcgacgcggtgctgcgtgcgcgccgcgcattCGACATGGGCGCCGAGCTGGGCTACACGTttgacctgctcgacgttGGCGGCGGCTTTGAGCACGACAACTTTGAGCAGATCGCCGCTGTCctccgcagcgcgctcgaggactaCTTCCCGGACGAGGAGTTTGCGCCAGGCGGCACCAAGGTTGCCGGCCTCGCCAACGGCCTGCgcatcctcgccgagccgggCCGCTACTTTGTCCAGCGCGCAttctcgctcgcgaccaACATTattgcgcggcgcgtaaGCAGCGAGGAggatgcgcacgcggcgggcgccgaggccaagcccGAGGCGATGTACTACCAAAACGACGGCACCTACGGCGCCTTTAACTGTATCATGTTTGACCACCAGCACGTGGAGCCCAAGGTGCTTTCTCTGAACCGCGAATTTCTCTACCGCGCCGATCTCcctgcgccgggcgccgcgccgggtGCGGACCTCTggccgtgcagcgtgtGGGGGCCGACGTGCGACAGCATCGACTGTATCCTCCCGCTCACGCACCTGCCACGCTCGCTGAACGTCGGCGACTGGCTGGTGTACGAAAACATGGGCGCGTACACactgtgcgccgcctccaaCTTCAacggcctcgaggccgcTCAGGTGCGCtacacgctcggcgcggacgtcggcgacggcgcacctGAGGCGGTGCTCGCACGGCTGCGCGCTGCGGGCATGGCCGCTTAG
- a CDS encoding uncharacterized protein (TransMembrane:1 (o404-428i); EggNog:ENOG503P748; COG:S) — translation MMPYDGPRDYPPPMPPVPERGPPGPNAYYPYSAPPPSEPIAAYPPYRPGRVPNGEPHGPYAPVHEPMPLRPPSPPVRYAPEPMDRPMEYLPVPRGAPDKLPPPMHDELQHPPPMLPPHEPGMPMPMDMPIRPPPRPSRERAPPPIPVPLPPSPRRVHASVHSRSHPKRPPPPMAEHVASSASKRDRKRKEVLERIDRTHWEGLENREAVFHDAYVSLTSMYHALVSRPTLVREYTMGLADKTLDRNAAIREVALYHAFRMERSQSTYAVERAKVEDEARLAKRSVRDKLLNVIEDRKRRLQDEKEGGEFAADFLLEPSRQHSTRQLRNKGSTPTPVRLGGGTLDEDAASGTHALSTAVAQLLNWTELDASAAIATASRDDGELRSLPCTNAEGETMQMPLHETFASHTSLLAGVNLSMAAAAAAAAAASKTKKKGAKPTHAQVFAAAERTVNADEDESSTASGTQPTTPLVSTGGGRLRWDTAKCLAQLTGAKDFEVESDLINIHKIGLKRRRR, via the exons ATGATGCCCTACGACGGCCCCCGCG ATTACCCTCCCCCCATGCCCCCCGTGCCAGAGCGCGGGCCGCCGGGGCCGAATGCGTACTACCCGtacagcgcgccgccccccAGCGAGCCGATCGCTGCCTATCCGCCCTACCGCCCAGGGCGCGTGCCGAACGGCGAGCCCCACGGCCCCTATGCGCCGGTGCACGAGCCGAtgccgctgcggccgccgtcgccgccggtgcggtatgcgcccgagccgatGGACCGGCCGATGGAATACCTCCCTGTcccccgcggcgcgccagacaagctgccgccgccgatgcacgacgagctgcagcacccgccgccgatgctGCCCCCCCACGAGCCCGGTATGCCGATGCCGATGGATATGCCGATACGCCCGCCCCCCCGGCCGAGCCGCGAGCGTGCTCCGCCGCCGATACCGGTGCCGCTCCCCCCCTCGCCCCGTCGGGTGCACGCGAGTGTGCACTCGCGTTCGCACCCCAAGCGCcccccgccgccgatggCGGAGCACGTTGCGTCGAGTGCGTCGAAGCGCGACCGGAAGCGCAaagaggtgctcgagcgcatcgaccgCACGCACTGGGAGGGCCTCGAGAACCGGGAAGCCGTCTTTCACGACGCCTACGTCTCGCTGACTTCGATGTACCACGCCCTGGTCTCGCGTCCGACGCTCGTGCGTGAGTATACCATGGGTCTCGCCGACAAGACGCTGGACCGGAATGCGGCGATCCGCGAAGTCGCGCTGTACCACGCCTTCCGCATGGAGCGGAGTCAGTCCACCTatgcggtcgagcgcgccaaggtcgaggacgaggcgcgcctcgcgaaacgcagcgtgcgcgacaaGCTCCTGAATGTGATCGAGGATCGCAAGCGGCGCCTTCAAGACGAAAAAGAGGGCGGCGAGTTTGCCGCCGACTTTCTCCTCGAGCCGTCGCGGCAGCACTCGACgcgccagctgcgcaaCAAAGGCAGCACGCCCAcgccggtgcgcctcggcggcggcacgctggacgaggacgcggcgagcgggACGCACGCGCTGAGCACCGCCGTCGCACAGCTCCTGAACTGGACGGAGCTGGACGCATccgcggcgatcgccacggcgagccgcgacgatggcgagctgcgctcgctgccgtGCACCAATGCCGAAGGAGAGACGATGCAGATGCCGCTGCACGAGACCTTTGCGTCGCACACGTCGCTCTTGGCCGGCGTCAATCTGTCgatggccgccgccgccgctgccgccgccgccgcgtccaaGACAAAGAAAAAGGGCGCGAagccgacgcacgcgcaggtcttcgctgctgccgagcgcaccgtgaacgcggacgaggacgagtcgtcgaccgcgtccggcacgcagcccacgacgccgctcgtgtccaccggcggcggccgcctgcgctgGGACACGGCCAagtgcctcgcgcagctgacCGGCGCCAAGGACTTTGAGGTGGAGTCGGACCTGATCAACATCCACAAGATCGGCCTaaagcggcggcgcaggtag
- a CDS encoding uncharacterized protein (EggNog:ENOG503P78Q; COG:C), giving the protein MFATRAARNFATAVRFNAKPQFLRKKLSTDLAGIELHPNPLPALEAKYTRTLEVLKALPESAVYRQSAEAATQSRLDIVRSAMSEKSQTDPSLNEHAIGVVTSQIDSGAAEELLIQAEDELTLAAKMIDWKPYVDIEGYANYRYEPLQVPAPPGQWKAFSMKEAAGEGDH; this is encoded by the coding sequence ATGTTTGCGactcgtgctgcgcgcaACTTTGCGACCGCTGTGCGGTTCAACGCCAAGCCCCAGTTCCTGCGCAAGAAGCTCAGCACGGACCTTGCTGGTATCGAGCTGCACCCCAACCCGCTGCCTGCGCTGGAGGCCAAGTATacccgcacgctcgaggtgctcaagGCGCTCCCTGAGTCGGCGGTCTACCGCCAGTCGGCTGAGGCTGCGACGCAGAGCCGACTCGACATTGTGCGTTCGGCCATGTCCGAAAAGTCGCAGACCGACCCCTCGCTCAACGAGCACGCGATCGGTGTCGTCACGAGCCAGATcgactcgggcgccgccgaggagctgcttatccaggccgaggacgagctgaCCCTCGCTGCCAAGATGATTGACTGGAAGCCGTACGTGGACATTGAGGGGTATGCTAACTACAGATACGAGCCGCTCCaggtgccggcgccgccgggccaGTGGAAGGCTTTCTCGATGAAGGAGGCTGCTGGCGAGGGCGACCACTAG